Proteins from one Oryza sativa Japonica Group chromosome 12, ASM3414082v1 genomic window:
- the LOC4351647 gene encoding monothiol glutaredoxin-S12, chloroplastic: MATSSAAAALRLPASQLPLSARPSSSSTLRFPPRRPARRGGLAVSAFTKLSEASPVAIPPEPAQPLPDEEALPPKPGVYGVYDPAGELQFVGISRNVRASVEGHRRKVPADLCGSVKVSIADEETPDRTVLTNAWKSWLEEHITATGKAPPGNVAGNHTWVGPPQRPPDLRLTPGRHVQLTVPLEQLIDRLVKDNKVVAFIKGSRSAPQCGFSQRVVGILESHGVDFVTVDVLDEEHNHGLRETLKTYSNWPTFPQVFVGGELVGGCDIVSSMAEKGELAALFKK; encoded by the exons ATGgcgacctcctccgccgccgccgcgctccggcttcccgcctcccagctccccctctccgcgcgcccctcctcctcctccaccctccgcttccctccccgccgccccgcgcgccggGGAGGCCTCGCGGTCTCCGCCTTCACGAAGCTCTCCGAGGCGTCCCCCGTCGCCATCCCACCGGAGCCCGCGCAGCCGTTGCCGGACGAGGAAGCCCTGCCCCCCAAGCCCGGGGTCTACGGGGTGTACGACCCCGCCGGCGAGCTGCAGTTCGTCGGGATATCGCGCAACGTCAGGGCCAGCGTCGAGGGCCACCGCCGGAAGGTGCCCGCCGACCTTTGCGGCTCCGTCAAG GTTTCAATAGCAGATGAGGAGACACCAGATCGAACTGTCCTGACTAATGCCTGGAAGTCATGGTTGGAAGAACATATAACAGCCACCGGAAAGGCACCGCCGGGGAATGTTGCTGGAAACCACACCTGGGTTGGACCTCCACAGAGGCCTCCGGACTTGCGATTGACACCTGGCCGCCATGTTCAGCTAACCGTGCCACTGGAACAATTGATTGATCGGTTAGTGAAGGACAACAAAGTGGTCGCGTTCATCAAAGGATCAAGGAGCGCACCCCAGTGCGGTTTCTCGCAAAGGGTTGTGGGAATCTTGGAATCACATGGAGTAGATTTTGTAACCGTTGATGTTCTTGACGAGGAGCACAACCATGGGTTGCGAGAAACCCTGAAGACATACAGCAACTGGCCGACTTTCCCACAGGTTTTTGTTGGAGGGGAGCTTGTGGGTGGATGTGACATTGTTTCATCCATGGCCGAGAAGGGGGAGCTTGCTGCCCTTTTTAAGAAATAG